In one window of Verrucomicrobiota bacterium DNA:
- a CDS encoding AAC(3) family N-acetyltransferase has protein sequence MNKEAVKRLADDWRTAGVTEGDTLLVHSTISRTLRRVAKIGGEVSANLVITSFLEALGESGTLLLPLFNFDFTKGVTFDIHKSPSEMGALTEAGRLWPGVVRTGHPIYSFAVIGKQADMFRGLKNFSGYGHDSPFGMLHRLNGKIGVLDLPDQNSMTFYHYVEESLNAPYRYHKTFTGQYIDEDGIMSEKTFGLFVRNIEKGVLTHVDPMGELLWQKGLYTGFRPKEGCGFRVISAGRIFNEVATVLNQGAAKGLLYEIQ, from the coding sequence ATGAATAAGGAAGCTGTAAAGCGACTAGCAGACGATTGGCGCACCGCAGGCGTAACTGAGGGAGATACCTTATTGGTACACAGTACCATTAGCCGTACTCTGCGGCGGGTTGCCAAGATCGGCGGTGAAGTTAGCGCAAACTTGGTTATCACAAGTTTTCTTGAAGCGCTTGGGGAGTCTGGAACTCTGCTTCTGCCGTTGTTCAATTTTGACTTTACCAAGGGTGTCACATTTGACATTCACAAGTCACCAAGTGAGATGGGGGCGCTAACAGAAGCGGGGCGCTTGTGGCCGGGTGTAGTTCGAACTGGACACCCAATCTACTCGTTCGCTGTTATCGGAAAACAAGCCGACATGTTTCGTGGATTAAAAAATTTCAGTGGCTATGGGCATGATTCGCCGTTTGGTATGCTGCACCGCCTCAACGGGAAGATTGGCGTGTTAGACCTCCCCGACCAGAATAGCATGACCTTCTACCACTACGTGGAAGAAAGCTTGAATGCACCATATCGCTACCACAAAACTTTTACTGGGCAGTATATTGATGAAGATGGAATTATGTCGGAAAAAACCTTTGGCTTATTTGTGCGCAATATTGAAAAAGGGGTGCTTACGCATGTCGATCCTATGGGTGAACTTCTTTGGCAGAAGGGACTTTACACGGGTTTTAGACCGAAGGAAGGCTGTGGTTTTCGTGTAATCTCAGCAGGGAGAATATTCAATGAAGTTGCAACTGTGCTAAATCAAGGTGCGGCGAAAGGTCTGTTGTATGAAATCCAGTAA